A genomic stretch from Coraliomargarita sinensis includes:
- the nusA gene encoding transcription termination factor NusA has product MSNEILSVLEYMEKEKGISRPDMIEAISGAIAGAAQRGIGAGRDIRVEINPKTGALKAWSVLNVVDSVADDSVEIHIEKARAIREGAQIGETIEKEIDPAYLGRIAAQTARQAIMQRIRQFEKDRIYDDYKDTVGDIVTGTVRRRERGDLIIDLGKAEAILPPRERVPGEDYAPGESIRCLLLKIEQTNRGPDIILSRSNINFVRRLFELEVTEIADGTVTIEAMAREPGYRTKIAVNSADPKVDPVGACVGARGARVKTIVRELGGEKIDIIRYFQDPLALLEEALKPAVPKNIKVNEVDRRIHFEVAEDDLSIAIGRKGFNAKLTSRLLGWKLDIGKEEKEAVGFDEKVAKAAAGLAAIPGLDPDLAARLVTSGFASPEVFEGVEAEDLVGLGYTEEEAADVLSKVEAFLSENA; this is encoded by the coding sequence ATTGGTGCTGGACGGGACATTCGTGTCGAAATCAATCCGAAAACCGGTGCCCTGAAGGCATGGAGTGTTTTGAACGTGGTGGATTCCGTTGCCGATGATTCTGTCGAAATTCATATTGAAAAGGCACGTGCGATCCGTGAAGGCGCGCAGATTGGTGAGACGATCGAAAAGGAAATCGATCCGGCTTATCTGGGTCGTATCGCCGCGCAGACGGCGCGTCAGGCGATCATGCAGCGCATCCGCCAATTTGAGAAGGATCGTATCTACGATGATTACAAAGATACGGTCGGCGATATTGTCACCGGTACGGTCCGCCGCCGCGAGCGTGGCGACCTGATCATTGACCTCGGCAAGGCCGAGGCGATTCTCCCCCCGCGCGAACGCGTTCCCGGTGAAGACTACGCTCCGGGCGAGAGCATTCGCTGCTTGCTGCTTAAAATCGAGCAGACCAACCGGGGGCCGGATATCATCCTTTCCCGCTCGAATATCAATTTCGTACGCCGTTTGTTCGAACTCGAAGTCACTGAGATTGCCGACGGCACCGTGACGATCGAAGCAATGGCGCGTGAGCCCGGCTACCGGACCAAGATCGCCGTGAACAGCGCAGACCCGAAGGTCGACCCTGTCGGTGCCTGCGTCGGCGCCCGCGGTGCCCGCGTGAAAACCATTGTTCGTGAGCTTGGCGGCGAAAAGATCGATATCATTCGCTATTTTCAGGACCCGCTCGCACTTCTCGAAGAAGCGCTGAAGCCGGCCGTACCGAAGAACATAAAAGTCAACGAGGTGGATCGCCGCATCCACTTCGAGGTTGCCGAAGACGACCTCTCCATCGCCATTGGCCGCAAGGGTTTCAACGCCAAGCTGACCTCCCGCCTGCTGGGCTGGAAGTTGGATATCGGCAAGGAAGAAAAGGAAGCCGTTGGCTTTGATGAAAAGGTTGCCAAGGCAGCCGCCGGCCTTGCCGCCATCCCCGGGCTCGATCCCGACCTTGCCGCCCGTTTGGTCACCAGCGGTTTTGCCAGCCCGGAAGTTTTCGAGGGTGTCGAAGCCGAAGACCTGGTTGGTCTGGGCTACACCGAAGAAGAAGCCGCGGACGTCTTGTCCAAGGTTGAAGCTTTCCTCTCAGAGAACGCCTAA
- the infB gene encoding translation initiation factor IF-2: MSVRIHQLSKDIGMENKELIALLRSRGFEVKSASSTIDNISADAIREEYSKPEEPSAEEAASEAKEEEKPAAPQIPAGAFVKSAEDIQREREAKAAAEKEEKEKAAGKEKPKEATGPKAEEPAEPVKKPTSPPPAPATPPKPPAPPAGGPPKPPSTPPSTPAPPKPPAASAPEAPEESSGERESSEASDEIKTIHVKPPIVVRDFAGEIGLKPFKLISELMEMGIFASMNQSIEEDVAKNLAERHGCILEVHHRGEGSEQGGAKPKEEKPDEDDPRFLEPRPPVVCILGHVDHGKTTLLDTIRKANVTAGEAGGITQHIGAYQIEHKDQKISFVDTPGHAAFSKMRSRGANVTDVAVLVIAADDAFKPQTDEALKFAKEANNAIVVAINKIDSKGSNPDRVKQQMQEKGIAPEEWGGETVTVEVSALNGTNIDELLDMILLQAEVLELKANPKCPPSGTVVESQVELGRGATATVIVERGTLKKGDALLCGEVYCRVKSMTDADGNMLKSVPPGTPARVMGWSDTPASGAKFTSEKNEKAAKRAAEEAMQARKLTDAAESAEKSGEGGAATVEDLFAAIENQQKKSLRVIVKSDVHGSTEALVSALEEIESDKVDLEVISKGVGHVTKNDVTLASAGGAVIVGFNVKLDNGVQSLAKHHDVRIIQHEIIYELIDQVEEAMAELLDAEYIESKSGAAEVRQVFSVGKGRNVAGCMITEGTIKRNGIARLMRGGELIHEGKVDTLKRFKDDVKEVRAGYECGINISEYNDYQEGDTIECFEVEEQRPSL, encoded by the coding sequence ATGAGCGTCCGTATCCACCAACTTTCCAAAGACATAGGAATGGAAAACAAGGAGCTGATTGCGCTCCTCAGGAGCCGCGGTTTTGAGGTAAAGAGCGCATCCAGCACAATCGACAACATCAGCGCCGACGCGATTCGCGAGGAATACAGCAAGCCTGAAGAGCCATCCGCCGAGGAGGCGGCCTCCGAGGCGAAGGAAGAAGAAAAGCCTGCCGCACCGCAAATTCCTGCGGGTGCTTTTGTGAAGAGTGCCGAGGATATTCAGCGCGAGCGCGAAGCCAAGGCAGCTGCGGAAAAAGAGGAAAAAGAAAAAGCTGCGGGCAAGGAAAAGCCTAAGGAAGCTACCGGCCCCAAGGCGGAAGAACCAGCAGAACCGGTCAAAAAACCGACCTCGCCACCGCCTGCACCCGCAACGCCGCCGAAGCCGCCCGCACCTCCTGCCGGTGGCCCGCCGAAACCCCCTTCAACACCTCCTTCGACTCCGGCACCACCGAAGCCGCCCGCGGCCTCAGCTCCGGAGGCACCCGAGGAAAGTTCCGGAGAGCGAGAGAGTTCAGAGGCTTCCGATGAAATCAAAACCATTCACGTCAAGCCTCCGATCGTGGTGCGTGATTTTGCCGGTGAGATTGGCCTCAAACCTTTCAAACTCATCTCTGAACTAATGGAGATGGGTATCTTCGCTTCGATGAATCAAAGCATCGAAGAAGATGTCGCCAAAAACCTGGCTGAACGTCATGGCTGCATTCTTGAAGTGCACCATCGGGGTGAGGGGTCGGAACAAGGCGGAGCGAAGCCGAAAGAGGAAAAGCCGGACGAAGATGATCCCCGCTTCCTTGAGCCGCGTCCGCCGGTTGTCTGTATTCTCGGTCACGTCGACCACGGTAAAACGACATTGCTCGATACCATTCGTAAGGCCAACGTCACCGCCGGTGAAGCCGGTGGTATCACGCAGCATATCGGTGCCTATCAGATCGAGCATAAGGACCAGAAGATTTCTTTCGTCGATACTCCGGGCCACGCCGCATTTTCCAAGATGCGCTCCCGCGGCGCCAACGTCACTGACGTGGCGGTTCTCGTGATTGCTGCGGACGATGCCTTCAAGCCGCAGACGGATGAAGCGCTTAAGTTCGCCAAAGAAGCGAACAATGCGATCGTGGTTGCGATTAACAAGATCGATTCGAAGGGATCCAATCCCGACCGCGTGAAGCAGCAGATGCAGGAAAAGGGCATCGCGCCCGAAGAATGGGGCGGCGAGACTGTGACGGTGGAAGTTTCCGCGCTGAACGGTACCAATATCGACGAGCTGCTCGACATGATTTTGCTCCAGGCCGAGGTCCTCGAACTGAAGGCCAACCCGAAGTGCCCGCCGAGCGGCACCGTGGTCGAGTCCCAGGTTGAACTTGGCCGTGGCGCGACCGCGACTGTCATTGTGGAGCGCGGTACATTGAAAAAGGGTGACGCGCTGCTTTGCGGCGAGGTTTACTGCCGTGTGAAATCCATGACGGATGCCGACGGGAATATGCTCAAGTCTGTGCCTCCGGGGACACCGGCCCGTGTGATGGGGTGGTCGGATACGCCCGCATCCGGTGCGAAGTTTACCTCCGAGAAAAACGAAAAAGCCGCTAAGCGTGCCGCAGAAGAAGCTATGCAGGCCCGTAAACTGACCGATGCCGCTGAAAGCGCCGAAAAGAGTGGCGAAGGCGGAGCCGCTACCGTGGAAGATCTCTTTGCGGCGATCGAAAACCAGCAGAAGAAGTCGCTCCGCGTGATTGTGAAGTCTGACGTTCACGGCTCGACAGAAGCACTTGTTTCGGCACTCGAAGAAATCGAAAGCGATAAGGTGGACCTCGAGGTCATCAGCAAGGGCGTTGGCCATGTGACCAAGAACGATGTTACGTTGGCTAGTGCAGGCGGTGCCGTCATTGTCGGATTTAACGTCAAGCTGGACAACGGCGTGCAGAGTCTCGCCAAGCATCACGACGTGCGCATTATCCAGCACGAGATTATTTACGAACTCATCGACCAGGTGGAAGAAGCAATGGCCGAACTACTCGATGCGGAATACATCGAAAGTAAGTCCGGCGCAGCCGAAGTTCGCCAGGTCTTTAGTGTCGGTAAGGGCCGAAATGTGGCCGGCTGCATGATCACTGAAGGTACAATCAAACGTAACGGTATCGCACGCCTCATGCGTGGTGGCGAGTTGATTCACGAAGGCAAGGTTGATACGCTCAAGCGCTTCAAGGACGACGTGAAGGAAGTTCGTGCCGGCTACGAATGTGGTATCAACATTTCCGAATACAACGACTACCAGGAAGGCGACACGATCGAGTGTTTCGAAGTCGAGGAGCAGCGCCCCTCGCTTTAG
- the rbfA gene encoding 30S ribosome-binding factor RbfA, whose product MSQRISRINELLQREVSEQMRRYYRSETAAITISDVDCSTDLRHAKIFFSVLGDDAAIRDAEALFNRIGKDLRQRVSKHVILKYFPRFDFVYDPSLERGAEINDLLDQLDIEND is encoded by the coding sequence ATGTCTCAAAGAATCTCCCGTATTAACGAGTTGCTTCAGCGAGAAGTCAGCGAGCAGATGCGCCGCTACTATCGCAGCGAGACAGCTGCGATTACCATCAGCGACGTCGACTGTTCCACCGACCTGCGTCACGCCAAGATATTCTTTTCCGTGTTGGGGGATGATGCCGCGATCCGTGATGCCGAGGCGCTCTTCAACCGCATCGGTAAGGACCTGCGCCAGCGTGTCAGTAAGCACGTTATTCTGAAATACTTTCCCCGTTTCGACTTCGTCTATGATCCTTCACTCGAACGCGGTGCGGAGATCAATGACCTGCTCGATCAACTCGATATTGAAAATGACTGA
- a CDS encoding DHH family phosphoesterase gives MTDQKFYPEESPRFAQAVEQLKGKKVAVLGHQRPDGDCIGSIVAVVRVLKSLGIEAVGLNRDSVPASLENFVGDTPLMLADDFQPDGHVAVTVDSADFKRVGDRLNELFPEVALNIDHHISNKEYGAENIVIADACATAEILAGFFLDLGYEIDAVTAQGLYVGIATDTGQFRFPSTTPETFEIARRLCEQGANPSEAAYQLYERESFAKIQLLQHFLDSLHMEFDNRVCIGLLENGIYDQTGATIDDAEGLVDYARAIDGVDVGVLIEDRDGAIKVSLRAKDPFYRVDQVAKQFSGGGHACAAGLNVENSSIAEFQPKLIEALGEHLKTLGTEK, from the coding sequence ATGACTGATCAAAAATTCTATCCCGAAGAGAGCCCTCGCTTTGCCCAAGCGGTCGAACAACTCAAAGGCAAAAAAGTCGCCGTGCTCGGGCACCAGCGCCCGGACGGAGACTGTATCGGCTCTATTGTTGCCGTGGTGCGTGTTTTGAAAAGTCTCGGTATCGAAGCGGTCGGCCTGAATCGAGACAGTGTGCCAGCCTCTCTGGAAAACTTTGTCGGTGATACGCCGTTAATGCTGGCGGATGATTTTCAACCTGACGGCCATGTCGCGGTCACGGTGGACTCGGCCGATTTCAAGCGGGTAGGGGATCGTTTGAATGAGCTTTTCCCTGAGGTCGCTCTCAATATTGACCACCATATTTCCAATAAGGAATACGGTGCTGAAAACATCGTGATTGCCGATGCCTGTGCCACAGCGGAAATTCTTGCCGGCTTCTTCCTCGACCTCGGCTACGAGATTGACGCGGTTACCGCCCAGGGGCTCTACGTCGGAATTGCGACCGACACCGGTCAGTTCCGTTTCCCCTCCACGACGCCGGAAACGTTTGAGATCGCCCGCCGTCTCTGCGAGCAAGGTGCCAATCCTTCCGAGGCGGCCTATCAACTCTACGAGCGCGAGAGCTTTGCCAAGATACAGTTGCTACAGCACTTTCTGGATTCACTACACATGGAGTTTGATAACCGTGTCTGCATCGGCCTGCTCGAGAATGGTATTTATGACCAAACTGGGGCGACTATCGACGATGCTGAAGGTCTGGTCGACTACGCCCGGGCCATTGATGGTGTCGACGTCGGGGTATTGATCGAAGATCGTGATGGTGCGATCAAGGTTAGCCTGCGGGCCAAGGATCCCTTCTATCGTGTGGACCAGGTAGCCAAGCAGTTCAGCGGTGGCGGTCACGCCTGTGCCGCGGGCTTGAATGTGGAAAACAGCTCGATTGCCGAGTTCCAGCCCAAATTGATTGAAGCGTTGGGCGAACACCTGAAAACCCTCGGCACCGAAAAATAA
- the truB gene encoding tRNA pseudouridine(55) synthase TruB has protein sequence MSQNQTDTPEGILLVDKPQGITSHDVVSKLRRVFHIKKIGHAGTLDPMATGLLVMLVGKATKVSQYLMSMDKEYTGTIRLGQTTDSQDADGEVVEERPVPDLTEGTILKEMKAFIGDQYQTPPMFSAKKVKGQPLYKLARKGKTVEREPRVINIAKFELSRFASPELDFLVACSKGTYVRTIAHDLGERLGCGGHLCGLRRTGVGKFRIEKADTIEAIESMSPSALRKRLIPVLQAVPSHAL, from the coding sequence ATGTCCCAGAATCAAACAGATACGCCCGAAGGTATCCTGCTAGTCGATAAGCCGCAGGGGATTACTTCGCACGATGTAGTTTCCAAGCTGCGTCGTGTCTTTCATATCAAAAAGATCGGTCATGCCGGCACGCTGGATCCCATGGCAACCGGGCTATTGGTCATGCTCGTGGGGAAGGCCACCAAGGTCTCGCAATACCTGATGAGTATGGACAAGGAATACACTGGTACGATCCGGTTGGGCCAGACGACTGACTCACAGGATGCCGACGGTGAGGTTGTGGAAGAGCGCCCGGTGCCGGATTTGACCGAGGGAACTATTCTTAAGGAAATGAAGGCGTTTATTGGCGACCAGTACCAAACCCCGCCCATGTTCTCGGCCAAGAAGGTGAAAGGGCAGCCGCTCTACAAACTGGCCAGAAAAGGAAAGACGGTCGAACGGGAGCCGCGGGTGATCAACATCGCCAAGTTTGAGCTGTCGCGTTTCGCTTCGCCGGAGCTGGATTTCCTGGTGGCCTGCAGTAAAGGAACTTACGTCCGCACGATCGCGCACGACCTCGGTGAGCGCCTCGGCTGCGGAGGCCATCTTTGCGGCCTGCGCCGAACCGGAGTGGGTAAGTTCCGTATCGAAAAAGCAGATACAATCGAAGCCATCGAGAGCATGTCGCCTTCCGCGCTGCGTAAGCGCTTGATCCCTGTTCTGCAGGCCGTCCCAAGTCACGCCCTGTAA
- the ribF gene encoding riboflavin biosynthesis protein RibF: MNIPSSAENFQALSGLKSELHLAIGVFDGVHLGHKAVVESAVFSAQRSKGVSAVLTFDPHPSQLFRPENPTRLIMPIETKATMLHAIGVDCVICKKFDREFAAILAENFLAHLKEQLPTLKSIYVGENFRFGQKRAGDVATLIASGRELGLGVFSAERIKHNGEPISSTRIRAELEAGRIREANDLLGYNYTSSGKIVSGAKLGRKIGFPTMNLPWQPECLPRFGVYFVYFRQSGEKTWAPAVANYGVKPTVDANPSEPTLEVHALDPVELQPGDAIDVAWLKFIRPEQKFDSVGELKAQIAQDCETARSLVS; this comes from the coding sequence ATGAATATCCCCTCCAGCGCCGAAAACTTTCAGGCTCTCTCCGGTCTGAAGTCCGAGCTACATCTGGCGATCGGTGTTTTTGACGGGGTTCACCTCGGGCATAAAGCGGTCGTTGAGTCAGCGGTCTTCTCAGCTCAGCGCAGCAAGGGGGTCTCCGCTGTCCTGACTTTCGACCCCCATCCGAGTCAGCTCTTCCGTCCGGAGAACCCGACTCGACTGATCATGCCGATCGAGACGAAGGCCACTATGCTTCATGCCATCGGTGTCGATTGTGTGATCTGCAAAAAATTTGATCGTGAATTCGCCGCCATTCTCGCGGAGAATTTTCTGGCTCATCTGAAGGAGCAATTGCCGACACTTAAGTCAATCTACGTGGGGGAGAATTTCCGTTTCGGGCAAAAGCGTGCAGGCGATGTGGCAACCCTGATCGCATCCGGCCGCGAGTTGGGGCTCGGCGTATTCAGTGCCGAACGGATCAAGCACAATGGCGAGCCCATTAGCAGTACACGTATTCGTGCTGAATTGGAGGCTGGCCGCATTCGTGAGGCCAATGACTTGCTCGGCTATAATTACACTAGTTCCGGTAAGATCGTCAGCGGGGCGAAGTTGGGTCGAAAGATCGGCTTTCCCACCATGAACCTCCCCTGGCAGCCGGAGTGCTTGCCGCGTTTTGGTGTCTACTTTGTCTACTTCCGTCAATCGGGTGAAAAGACCTGGGCGCCGGCCGTAGCGAATTATGGCGTCAAGCCGACGGTCGATGCAAACCCATCGGAACCTACGCTAGAAGTGCACGCCCTCGATCCGGTCGAGTTGCAGCCCGGCGATGCGATTGATGTGGCTTGGCTCAAATTTATCCGGCCGGAGCAGAAGTTCGATTCGGTCGGCGAGCTCAAGGCTCAGATCGCTCAGGATTGCGAGACGGCACGGAGTTTGGTCAGCTGA
- a CDS encoding RluA family pseudouridine synthase encodes MPERVIEFVVPEGTKPQRADKLFAAEFDDVSRARLQRAFDAGQVTFDGEVIDKRFKISRPGLLQAVLEEPQFDAPPKPVDLPLDIIFEDASIIVVNKAPGMVTHPGNGTGDDTLVHALLHHCKGQLSSVGAPDRPGIVHRLDKETSGLIVAAKTDKAHHKLAAAFSERETYKRYTALVLGVPKRSSGTCFEPIGRHPVVRTRMSVQKNGREAHTDWRVEEAFAKQAALVSCVIHTGRTHQIRVHMSHLGHPLLGDSTYGFKANRLKGTTVPRVMLHSTELRIAHPESGNEARFEAPLPNDIKQLCAALKKLA; translated from the coding sequence GTGCCAGAACGTGTCATAGAATTTGTAGTTCCTGAAGGAACTAAACCGCAACGTGCCGATAAGTTGTTTGCGGCCGAGTTTGATGACGTCAGCCGTGCCCGCCTCCAGCGAGCCTTCGATGCCGGACAGGTGACTTTCGACGGTGAAGTGATTGATAAGCGATTTAAAATTTCCCGTCCCGGTTTACTGCAAGCGGTATTGGAAGAGCCTCAATTTGATGCACCACCCAAACCGGTCGATCTACCGCTGGACATTATTTTCGAAGATGCGTCCATTATCGTGGTCAACAAGGCTCCCGGCATGGTGACCCATCCCGGGAACGGCACGGGGGACGATACGCTGGTGCATGCGTTGCTGCATCATTGCAAAGGACAGCTAAGTTCGGTCGGCGCACCGGATCGGCCGGGTATTGTCCATCGTCTCGATAAGGAAACCAGCGGACTGATCGTGGCCGCCAAGACGGATAAGGCCCATCACAAGCTCGCGGCAGCCTTCAGTGAACGGGAAACCTACAAGCGTTACACCGCACTTGTTCTCGGCGTGCCCAAGCGTTCTTCCGGCACCTGTTTCGAGCCCATCGGCCGCCACCCCGTCGTGCGCACCCGCATGTCGGTGCAGAAAAATGGTCGCGAAGCCCACACCGATTGGCGAGTTGAAGAAGCTTTCGCGAAACAGGCCGCTCTGGTCAGTTGCGTCATCCATACCGGACGCACCCACCAAATTCGCGTGCACATGAGCCATCTCGGCCACCCGCTGCTCGGTGATTCCACTTACGGCTTTAAAGCCAATCGCCTGAAAGGCACGACTGTCCCGCGTGTCATGCTGCACTCGACGGAGCTCCGCATCGCCCACCCGGAGAGCGGAAATGAGGCGCGCTTCGAGGCGCCGCTGCCCAACGATATTAAACAGTTGTGCGCTGCGCTGAAAAAATTGGCTTAG